The window GTTTTAAAGATCTCCAACAGCTCATTTTAAGCAACAATAAAATCCTTTCCCTATCTAGCAATTTGTCCAAAGACGTTCCCTCGTTGCAGTTCCTCGATCTTCAACGAAACAGAATATCTGAGCTCTCCGTTGGATTTCTAAACGGAGCAGTGAATCTCGGAGCGCTGGATCTAAGTCACAACAGATTGATAACCATCAACCAGTCCACATTTCCGTCAGAGAACGAGAGATACCTGAAGACGCTTTGGCTCAATGGCAACCCCTTCCACTGCACATGTCATTTACTGGAATTCGTGTTGTGGATTTACAAGTCCAATGTGAAGATACCAAAACTGGTGACCTCTGTGACATGCGCCATGCCTGAGGAGAGACAAGGTGAAGCAGTGATACACTTTGATATTAAAGAATGCATTGATGACCAAGTGGCCTTTCTGGCCTACTTCTTCTCGACTGTGATTATTTTGTGTACCACTTTTGTGGCTGTCGCTATGCACCTGTTCTACTGGGATGTCTCCTATACATTCTACTACTTGAAAGCCAGATTCACTGGGTATCAATACCTGAGCTCTAACAGTTGCGTCTATGATGCCTTCGTCACGTACGACACCAAGGATCCGCAGGTGTCGGATTGGGTAATTAACCACTTGCGAGTGCAACTGGAGGATCGTGGTGAGAGCTTCCTACCCATTTGCCTGGAGGAACGGGACTGGATTCCTGGTGCTTCCGTCTTGGACAGTCTGACACAAAGCATCCAGTATAGCCGCAAGACCGTCTTTGTACTGACGGAGGGGTACGTCAACAGTGGCTCCTTTAAGCTGGCCGTCTTCCTGGCTCACCAACGGTTActtgaagaaaatgaggatgTAATTGTGCTGCTGCTTCTGGAGCCCGTGTTGCAGCACTCACATTTCTTGCGTCTGCGCAGACGTCTGTGCAGCCGCAGTATTCTCGAGTGGCCGCACTCGCCATTAGCTGAATCTTGGTTCTGGCAATCCTTGCGGAATGCAATTCGAGTTGACAACCAGGCGATCTACAGCGATCTTTATAGCAGATATTTTACGAATAATTAGAAAGTTGTGTATATTTTTCAGGTTTCTCCATATCTCAGTATCTTGAcccacaggaaagaaaaatcataaatgagatctctttaatatctcttttttttccttctccaAAGACACTCTACTCTCTTTAATTAACTCAAACTCTTATTGttacaaaccagtatgactttatgAAGATGCATTacatcttttgtccatacagtacaatgaaagtaaatggtgactgaggctaacaatttgcaaaacaaaatctcctcttgtgttccacggaagaaagatagtcaaacaggtttggaacaacatgagagtgagtaaatgataagaatagAAGTTTTATTTCTTAATTAAGCTTTCACTTTATTGTattttccctttatttttgtATATGAACAGTTTGCAACGTGAAATCAAATGTAAgataaaattgttaaaaaataattattttaaatgccaGTCTAAACTAAAGTTTCTCTGCACGTGTACACTTATACACTGACATGTTTACATATCTaactaaatggggacataccatagacttctattgtttttatatagagTTGATTAGAATTATTATAGTCAGCCCttacaccctaaccctaacagaagactttatttaatttactgtatgtatggATTGTTCCTCTAAAGTGTGCAATTTAGTTGAagaaagtacacacacacacacaaaagcaaaatGCAAAGTAAAAATGTTGAAAGAAACATCTGTGTCCTGTTATAtatgacaaaatgatgaaaaatgcaGCTAATTACTGTGGAAAGCTCTCTAGTTATTGTGCAAGCAGCTAACAGGAAATTATCAGTTCCTGTTACTGAATACAAGTTTAGCAAAACAATACATACACTGcttgcccaattattaggcaaattgtattcctcaggattaattttattgttgaacaaacacaatgctctcagtcaatccaaaatgttattgaacctcaaacctgaatgtttaacaaagaaaaagtgagttttgtctttctcaggggaatatataagtgtgcacaattattaggcaactaaattacaaaaataagttctcccaactcaattgtttattctcaatttttagagtaggtgcaacaaataagtaacacaaaatgacaattaaattacatttttggcctttcaaaaatattcagtgaccaatataggcacccttcttttcaataactaccatgagccttccatccatggagtctgtcagtttcttgatctgttcacgatcagctttcactgaagcagcaaccacagcctcccaaatgctgttcaaagaggtgtattgtcttccctcacgtttgagaagggcccacaagttctcagtaggatttaagtcaggtgaggaagggggccaagtcattatttgggcatctttgaggcccttactggctagccaagcagtggattacttggatgcatgtgatgaagcattgtcctgcataaaaataatggccttcttgaatgctgaggacttcttcctgtaccactgcttgaagaaagtactttccagaaactggcagtagtttgagagttgagtttcagtccatcttcaagtcgaaaaggtccaactacctcatccttaatgatagcagcccataccagtacccctcctccaccttgctggcacctgactcgaagtggtgccctgtgtccattagtgatccatccacgggcccatccatctgatccatcaagagtcactctcatttcatctgtccataaaaccgttgaaaaatctgtcttcatgtatttctttgcccaatcttgatgcttcaactcGTGAATATATTCAgcggtggtcgtgtttcagccttcttgaccttggccatgtctctgagcacttgacaccttgtacttctggacactccaggtaggttgcagttctggaatatggtagcattggaggataatgggttcctggtagcttcacgtttaattcttctcaagtcttttgcagttaatttgcgccttttcttctccatgtgtttcttgtgccccagttgactatttgcaacaaaacgtttgattgtccagtggtcacgcctcaatagtttagctatttcaagagtgttgcatccgtctgaaaggcattttacaatacttgacttttcagtgtcagttaaatctcttttttggcccattttacctgaggtaatgaagctgcctaataattatgcacaccttgatataaggtgttagtcactttcgccacaccctccctcattacacaaatacataccacctgaaaatgattgaatccaataagcattcaagtttatatggtttggagtaggaaaatgtgcatggaaataatgataagatcagaatactcacttgcctaataattgagcacgcaatgtaaatatttatatcatatattaaaaaatatgtattatattgAAATATGTAGAGCAAGGCTTAGTAAGTTTGCTGTCTCCCCCCTGTGTATTTCCAGAAAGGATCAATATATCTTAAATGAGATCtggatacagtatatattaacaatttctcattttgttttaaagtttgttttaattgtttcatTACACAAAAGCAAATGATTTtttagttcatttatttatttttttgccatatacacaaatgcaaataCTGTACATTGGTGCTCAGCCTTTCTTTACAGTTTTTAAGTCacctcaaaggaatattccgtgttaagctcaatcaacagcatttgtggcataatattgattaccacaacagcATCATttcagtgggggcctgggtatctcagcgagtattcacgctgacaaccacccctggatccagggtgtgctgagtgactccagccaggtctcctaagcaaccaaattggcccggttgctagggacggtaaagtcacatagggtaacctcctcgtggtcactacaatgtggttctcgctctcggtggggtgtgtggtgagttgtgcgtggatgccgtggagaatagcgtgaagcctccacatgcgttacgtctccgtggtaacgcactcaacaagccacgtgataagatgcgcagattgacggtctcagatgcggaggcaactgagatacgtcctccgccacccggattgaggtgagtcactatgccaccacgaggacttagagctcattgggaattgggcattccaaattggggaaaatctgtgttccagtgaagcacttacaatggaagtgaatggggtcaatcaactttaaactttacagctcaaataatacacacgttttaacagaataattaatgtaagtgcttttataaaataacaagcttcgcatttctgcctttaaaccctccaaaaattggccccattgacttccattgtaagtgcctcactggaacccatttttgcttttttaaagaaaaggaggaacgagtcgaaattaaattttgtggtaatcaatattatgccacaaatgctgtccattgagctcaATTTgtcttgaacccggaatattcctttaatgattatataaacattaataataccccttgttttgttattgttttgttattgtttttattattaattaaatatatgttaatgTTCTTGTGTGGTAATTTGCTGTTATTATATTTTGtcctaacatttttaaaaatgataaatattacAAATCAAATATCAGTGTCCACCAGATGTCACAGTTGCACAACAGCATGATTTCTCATAGAGGGCGTTCACTACAATGTGTAACAGTGTCCGAAATTCCTTGCAGTTTTCTCGCTTCTGAACGCTTCAAAATGGTCAAAATCCTCCACGTTTCTGTTTCTGACCTGAAAACCTTTGTGCTGTTATTCAGTAATTCGGTTTATAAAGATTCTGTCAAGGAATCTTCGTGTAACGGTGTGGTGACGTCAGAGGTGTGATTTGCATATCTCAGCTTATATATGGTGTGATTCTGCGCTGCTTCCTCACACTGCTGCATCTGCGGAAGATCAAAGTACTCTGACAACCACAACAAACTCTGGTAAGAACACGAGTCACTTTTCTTATAAAATGCTTAAATGTACCATAACATCACGCCTTTTTCGTATCGTCTATAAGATTTTAGATATTGTCTGTAACGTCATCAAATGCGCTTTAATTTCTCTTACATGCGTAATTGACGAAATATTACATGCATTATGTGAATATGGCAGTGCACAGGCAAAACGTCAGATTTATTGTACAGAATAAGCCGATTATGATATATGCACCAGACACAATGTCGATGCATTCAGTGCAGTTCTTTGTTCAGGAATCAATAGGGATGAATGTGCCAAAATGGCAAATACTGCATAAATGTGAGCGCAGATGTGTCCAGATCATTGCAAAAGGCTGGGTGGAATATTTTCATTACTGATAGAAATGTAGAAAAGAAGTAAAATCTGAGAGAAAATGTCCAGGAAAGGGCGGTGGTTGCATGCCACATTCTCAAGACTGTGATGCAACACGAGCATTTCCTTCTaccttattttacattaaaacaacGTTATTGCAATgtatctttttatatatatagatagatagatagatagatatatcgCATTCCAGTTCAATTCATGACGAGCAACGTTTAGTTTATTTATTAGCATTTGTTTGCAtgcatgcacatgcacatgcacatgcatGCAACCGAACTGGCACTATTGTGGGGGAATCTTTGGTCATTGGAAGCCCCATATTGATTAAATACTGATAGTTTCAGGGGTTTTTATATTATTGATTTAATAATTTATCAgtttagttttattaaaaaaataaaaataaatcatgcatgcattcaaatgtaaataaatatacaagaTTGCAATGGTCAGAGGTCGAATTTGACCTTCAGTTATTGACAAAACCCATATTAATAAAGACTAATCGGAATATTCGAGTTGGGACGTGTCTCCCTCTGTCTTGGTGGTAACTGCGGCCCTGCTGATACATGTGAATGTCACATTTATATATGCACAAATTTGTGCAATCAATGTTCTGTCATTTTCACAGacccactgcaaacatgtctgacaAGCCAAATCTGGAAGAGGTAACCAGCTTTGACAAGACCAAGCTGAAGAAGACAGAAACCCAGGAGAAAAATCCTTTACCGTCAAAAGAAAGTAAGACATCTCACACTTGAATGCTTGAATGCTTACACTTAAGCTAAAACGTAAAGATGATAATACTTCTGTTCTTGTTTTTCAGCCATCGAACAGGAAAAGCAAGCGGGTTCATCATGAAGGCCGCTTACGACACTCTCTATGCACTGTACATTCCACATTGCCTTCTTTTTCATGTCTTTTCGCTGTTTAACGTGTAATGGAAAAATCTGACCTAAGTTGCATTGTGATTGGACAAccaaaaaaaaatgcagatgaccGAACAGCCCTATGTTTGTGTGCCCACGTACTCCTCTGCTTGTAAACCAC is drawn from Myxocyprinus asiaticus isolate MX2 ecotype Aquarium Trade chromosome 11, UBuf_Myxa_2, whole genome shotgun sequence and contains these coding sequences:
- the LOC127448290 gene encoding thymosin beta-11 → MSDKPNLEEVTSFDKTKLKKTETQEKNPLPSKETIEQEKQAGSS